A genome region from Dickeya dadantii NCPPB 898 includes the following:
- the puuE gene encoding allantoinase PuuE, which yields MTLSQQWGSDPDYPRDLIGYAGKPPHARWPGQARIAVQFVLNYEEGAENHVLHGDAGSEQFLSDIIGAASYPARHMSMDSLYEYGSRAGFWRIHQEFQRRGLPLTVFGVAMALARNPAVVEAIRAADYDVVSHGWRWIHYQNMDIDTERAHLQQAIAAHTELFGQPPLGWYTGRDSPHTRQLVLEQGGFLYDSDYYGDDLPFWLPVRQVDGGVRPHLIVPYTLDANDMRFASPQGFNSGEQFFSYLKDSFDVLYAEGDEAPKMMSIGMHCRLLGRPGRFRALQRFLDYIQQHERVWVCRRQDIAEHWYRTHPYPA from the coding sequence ATGACACTCTCTCAGCAATGGGGTTCAGACCCTGACTACCCGCGCGACCTGATAGGCTATGCCGGTAAGCCGCCGCACGCCCGCTGGCCCGGACAGGCGCGTATCGCGGTGCAGTTTGTGCTCAATTACGAAGAAGGGGCAGAAAACCATGTGCTGCACGGCGACGCCGGTTCCGAGCAGTTTCTGTCCGATATTATCGGCGCCGCCAGCTACCCGGCGCGGCACATGTCGATGGATTCGCTCTATGAATACGGTTCCCGCGCCGGTTTCTGGCGTATTCATCAGGAATTTCAGCGCCGCGGCTTGCCGCTGACGGTGTTCGGCGTGGCGATGGCGCTGGCGCGCAACCCGGCGGTGGTCGAAGCCATCAGAGCGGCGGACTATGACGTGGTCAGCCACGGCTGGCGCTGGATTCACTACCAGAATATGGATATCGACACCGAGCGCGCGCATTTGCAACAGGCGATTGCGGCGCACACGGAATTGTTCGGCCAGCCGCCGCTGGGTTGGTACACCGGGCGCGACAGCCCCCACACCCGGCAACTGGTGCTGGAGCAGGGCGGTTTCCTGTACGACAGCGACTACTACGGCGACGATCTGCCCTTCTGGCTGCCGGTGCGGCAAGTGGACGGCGGGGTGCGGCCGCACCTGATCGTTCCCTATACGCTGGATGCTAACGACATGCGCTTTGCCTCACCGCAGGGGTTCAACAGCGGCGAACAGTTTTTCAGCTATCTGAAGGACAGCTTTGACGTGCTGTACGCCGAAGGGGATGAGGCGCCGAAAATGATGTCTATCGGCATGCACTGTCGCCTGCTGGGGCGGCCGGGGCGTTTCCGGGCGTTGCAGCGTTTCCTTGATTACATCCAGCAGCACGAGCGGGTGTGGGTTTGTCGCCGTCAGGATATCGCCGAACACTGGTATCGGACGCATCCATATCCGGCCTGA
- the hpxA gene encoding allantoin racemase — protein sequence MSRCVIQVINPNTSLAMTETIGEAARRAAASGTDILAVCPSQGVPSIEGHFDEAVAAIGVLEQVRLGREQGVSGHVIACFGDPGLLAARELACAPVVGIAEAAMHLATLVATRFSIVTTLPRTLIIARHLLQRYGFEHHCAALHAIDLPVLALEDGQGLAQHKVREMCIQAKRQDGSGAIVLGCGGMADLAQALTQELGIPVIDGVGAAVKMVESLVGLGLTTSKHGDLDYPLDKPLTGAFGTLR from the coding sequence ATGAGCCGATGCGTGATTCAGGTGATCAACCCCAACACTAGCCTGGCGATGACCGAAACCATCGGTGAGGCGGCGCGGCGAGCGGCGGCGTCCGGCACCGACATTCTGGCGGTATGCCCGTCGCAGGGTGTGCCGTCGATCGAAGGGCATTTTGACGAAGCGGTAGCGGCTATCGGGGTACTGGAGCAGGTTCGGCTGGGCCGCGAGCAGGGCGTCAGCGGCCATGTCATCGCCTGCTTTGGCGACCCCGGTCTGCTGGCGGCGCGAGAGCTGGCGTGTGCGCCGGTGGTGGGCATTGCCGAAGCGGCGATGCACCTGGCGACGCTGGTGGCGACACGCTTTTCCATCGTCACCACGCTACCGCGCACGCTGATCATCGCCCGTCACCTGTTGCAGCGTTACGGCTTTGAACATCACTGCGCCGCGCTGCACGCTATCGACCTGCCGGTGTTGGCGCTGGAAGACGGTCAGGGGCTGGCGCAGCACAAGGTGCGGGAAATGTGTATACAGGCGAAGCGGCAGGATGGATCCGGCGCCATTGTGCTTGGCTGCGGCGGTATGGCCGATTTGGCGCAGGCGTTGACGCAGGAGCTGGGAATTCCGGTTATCGACGGCGTGGGCGCGGCGGTGAAAATGGTGGAGTCGCTGGTTGGGTTGGGGCTGACTACCAGCAAACACGGCGATCTTGACTATCCGTTGGACAAACCGTTGACCGGCGCATTCGGAACGTTGCGTTAA
- a CDS encoding GntR family transcriptional regulator produces the protein MSDMYGVGKETFFEQKDEVIYQALLNAIVEHQLLPGARLPEEALAEVFGVSRTGIRKVLQRLATVQMVTLLPKRGAQVATPTVEEAREIFQTRSLMECANLPVVIAHCQPPHLAALETLMAAEEKAHQDRNGPEAIRLSAAFHIQLQAISGNSVLTGMVSQLTLRSSLAIAAYGAPWQQGCRCHDHHDLLTLLRNRDLAALTTAMQQHFDDIVASLRFDGDGAATPDFSRLFSHLKPLGRSNEEQAE, from the coding sequence ATGAGCGATATGTACGGTGTTGGAAAAGAGACATTTTTCGAGCAAAAAGATGAAGTTATCTATCAAGCGTTGCTAAACGCGATCGTCGAGCATCAATTGCTGCCCGGCGCCCGCCTGCCGGAGGAAGCGCTGGCGGAGGTGTTCGGCGTCAGCCGTACCGGGATCCGCAAGGTGCTACAGCGTTTGGCGACGGTGCAAATGGTCACGCTGTTGCCCAAACGTGGTGCACAGGTAGCGACGCCGACGGTAGAAGAAGCACGCGAGATTTTTCAGACCCGCAGCCTGATGGAGTGCGCCAACCTGCCCGTGGTGATCGCGCACTGTCAGCCGCCGCACCTGGCGGCGCTGGAGACGCTGATGGCGGCGGAAGAGAAAGCGCATCAGGATCGCAACGGACCGGAAGCGATCCGCCTGTCGGCCGCATTCCATATACAGTTGCAGGCGATTTCCGGCAACAGCGTGCTGACCGGCATGGTGTCGCAACTGACGCTGAGATCGTCGCTGGCGATCGCCGCCTACGGCGCGCCCTGGCAACAGGGCTGCCGCTGCCACGACCACCACGATTTGCTGACGCTGCTGCGCAACCGGGATCTGGCGGCGTTAACCACCGCCATGCAGCAGCATTTCGACGACATCGTCGCCAGCCTGCGTTTTGACGGCGACGGCGCGGCCACGCCGGATTTTTCGCGGTTGTTCAGCCATCTGAAGCCGCTCGGTCGGAGTAACGAGGAGCAAGCCGAATGA
- a CDS encoding NCS1 family nucleobase:cation symporter-1, with translation MPENMTPAGTTPAHYSPRLCNEDLAPTRVQSWSWYNIFSFWMSDVHSMGGYVVAASFFTLGLASWQVLLCLLAGICIVQLCANLVAKPSQLSGVPYAVMCRQSFGVFGANIPAVIRGLIAFAWYGIQTYLAASALMLVLLKFVPSLTPLTTSHWLGLSTLGWLCFGVMWLLQAMVFWHGMSAIKRFIDIAGPAVYVVMLALAGWIVYKTGLENISFTLGSKSLSSGEQVWQMITATALVVSYFSGPLLNFGDFSRYAKSMQEIRRGNRWGLPFNFLLFSIVTVVIVSGTQSLFGQMITDPIETVSRVGNSVAVALGLLTMIVATIGINIVANFVSPAFDFSNCAPQRISFRTGGMIAAVGSVLLTPWNLFNSPELIHYTLDVLGAFIGPLFGILLADFYLIKGGKVDVDALFNDTPSGRYWYRNGINPNAVLALLPSVAIGLVISFVPDWHEVANFSWFIGVALGAGSYRYLARREKAVTPAATGLSGLVLGKE, from the coding sequence ATGCCAGAAAACATGACGCCAGCCGGAACCACCCCGGCGCATTACAGCCCGAGACTGTGCAATGAAGATTTGGCCCCGACGCGTGTGCAAAGCTGGTCCTGGTACAACATCTTTTCATTCTGGATGTCGGATGTACACAGCATGGGCGGTTACGTGGTGGCGGCCAGCTTCTTTACGCTGGGCCTGGCTAGCTGGCAGGTGCTGTTGTGCCTGCTGGCGGGTATCTGCATCGTGCAACTGTGCGCCAATCTGGTGGCCAAACCCAGCCAGCTCAGCGGCGTACCCTATGCGGTGATGTGCCGTCAGTCCTTCGGCGTGTTCGGCGCCAACATTCCGGCGGTGATCCGCGGGTTGATCGCGTTCGCCTGGTACGGTATCCAGACCTATCTGGCCGCCAGCGCGCTGATGCTGGTGCTGTTGAAATTCGTGCCGTCGCTCACCCCGCTGACCACCAGCCACTGGCTCGGCCTGTCGACGCTGGGCTGGCTGTGCTTCGGCGTGATGTGGCTGTTGCAGGCGATGGTGTTCTGGCACGGCATGAGCGCCATTAAGCGCTTTATTGATATCGCCGGCCCGGCGGTCTACGTGGTGATGCTGGCGCTGGCCGGGTGGATTGTATACAAAACCGGACTGGAGAATATCTCCTTCACGCTGGGCAGCAAATCCCTCAGCAGCGGCGAGCAGGTTTGGCAGATGATCACCGCCACGGCGCTGGTGGTGTCCTACTTCTCCGGCCCGTTGCTCAACTTCGGCGACTTCTCCCGCTACGCTAAAAGCATGCAGGAAATCCGCCGCGGCAACCGCTGGGGCTTGCCGTTCAACTTCCTGCTGTTCTCCATCGTCACGGTGGTGATCGTCTCTGGTACTCAGTCGCTGTTCGGCCAGATGATCACCGACCCGATCGAAACCGTCAGCCGCGTCGGCAACAGCGTGGCGGTGGCGCTGGGCCTGCTGACCATGATCGTCGCCACCATCGGCATCAACATTGTCGCCAACTTCGTTTCTCCGGCGTTCGATTTCTCCAACTGCGCGCCGCAGCGCATCAGTTTCCGCACCGGCGGGATGATCGCCGCGGTCGGTTCGGTGCTGCTCACCCCGTGGAACCTGTTCAACTCACCGGAATTGATCCACTACACGCTCGACGTGCTGGGCGCGTTCATCGGCCCGCTGTTCGGCATCCTGCTGGCGGATTTCTACCTGATCAAAGGCGGCAAGGTGGATGTGGACGCGCTGTTCAACGATACCCCCAGCGGACGCTACTGGTACCGCAACGGCATCAACCCGAACGCGGTGCTGGCGCTGCTGCCGTCGGTGGCTATCGGGCTGGTAATAAGCTTCGTGCCGGACTGGCATGAAGTCGCCAATTTCAGTTGGTTTATCGGCGTGGCGCTGGGCGCCGGCAGCTACCGTTATCTGGCTCGTCGGGAAAAAGCCGTCACGCCGGCCGCGACCGGGCTGTCGGGTCTGGTGCTGGGTAAAGAATAA
- the atzF gene encoding allophanate hydrolase: MLHSILYTNWNAFMTSQTAYTGFTLPQWQRHYQQHPDRVTETLLTVWRSLRADDPAWIYLPDEAQLSEQIAHLLSQPDAQCLPLFGIPFAVKDNIDVAGWPTSAACPAFTYTAAQDATVVARLKAAGAIVLGKTNLDQFATGLVGTRSPFGAVANSFNPEYVSGGSSSGSASAVARGLVPFALGTDTAGSGRVPAGFNNIVGLKPTKGWLSTQGVVPACRLNDCVSVFALTVQDAWFVATLAGGYDERDAYSRHHPRTTPATMSAWLRLAVPHPLEFFGDRQAEQAFQQALSHLQSIGATLEPLDFSPFAQLARQLYEGPWVAERTVAVGQLLYEQPEAMDPTVRGIIAKGADYSACEVFEAEYLRAELARQIAARLSGFDALVVPTAPTIHTLEEMKQQPVAYNSQFGFYTNFTNLADLCGLALPVSFRDDGLPAGITLIAPAWHDAALAAFGQRWQSATALPLGATGKTLPPVPLQETASPHHVRLAVVGAHLSGMPLNFQLLTRHAVKVEDTTTSADYRLYALANTQPPKPGLVKTGQGQPITVELWDIPLARFGELVAEVPAPLGIGTLTLADGRQVKGFICEPAALNAARDITEFGGWRAFVTQHSPA, encoded by the coding sequence ATGTTGCATTCCATCTTGTATACCAACTGGAATGCATTTATGACATCACAGACTGCTTATACCGGCTTCACGCTGCCTCAGTGGCAGCGCCACTACCAGCAGCACCCGGACCGGGTGACTGAAACCCTGCTGACCGTCTGGAGATCGCTGCGCGCTGACGACCCGGCGTGGATTTATCTGCCCGACGAAGCCCAACTGAGCGAGCAGATCGCCCACCTGCTCAGCCAGCCTGACGCCCAATGCCTGCCGCTTTTCGGCATTCCGTTCGCGGTCAAAGACAACATTGATGTCGCCGGCTGGCCCACCAGCGCCGCCTGTCCGGCGTTTACTTACACCGCGGCGCAAGACGCCACCGTGGTCGCGCGCCTGAAGGCCGCCGGCGCCATCGTGCTCGGCAAAACCAACCTTGACCAATTCGCCACCGGGTTGGTGGGCACCCGCTCACCGTTTGGCGCGGTTGCCAACAGCTTTAATCCGGAATATGTCAGCGGCGGCTCCAGTTCCGGCTCAGCCTCAGCCGTGGCGCGCGGGCTGGTGCCGTTCGCGCTGGGCACCGATACCGCCGGCTCCGGCCGCGTTCCGGCCGGCTTCAATAACATCGTCGGACTGAAACCCACCAAGGGCTGGCTGTCGACGCAGGGGGTGGTGCCGGCCTGTCGCCTGAACGACTGCGTGTCGGTGTTCGCCTTGACGGTGCAGGACGCCTGGTTCGTCGCCACGCTGGCGGGCGGCTATGACGAACGCGACGCCTATTCGCGCCATCATCCCCGCACCACGCCAGCGACGATGTCGGCCTGGCTACGTCTGGCGGTGCCGCATCCACTGGAATTCTTTGGCGATCGACAGGCGGAGCAGGCGTTTCAGCAGGCGCTGTCGCATTTGCAGTCAATCGGCGCGACGCTGGAACCGCTGGATTTCAGCCCGTTCGCACAGCTGGCGCGTCAATTATATGAAGGGCCGTGGGTAGCGGAACGCACCGTGGCAGTCGGCCAGTTGCTGTATGAGCAGCCGGAGGCGATGGACCCGACCGTACGCGGCATCATCGCCAAAGGCGCCGATTACAGCGCTTGCGAGGTGTTTGAAGCGGAATACCTGCGCGCGGAGCTGGCCCGGCAAATTGCCGCCCGGTTAAGCGGATTTGACGCGCTGGTGGTACCCACCGCGCCCACCATTCATACGCTGGAAGAGATGAAGCAGCAGCCGGTGGCCTACAACTCACAGTTCGGCTTCTACACCAACTTCACCAATCTGGCGGATTTGTGCGGGCTGGCACTGCCGGTGTCATTTCGCGACGATGGCCTGCCCGCCGGCATCACGCTGATTGCGCCAGCCTGGCATGACGCCGCGCTGGCGGCGTTCGGCCAACGTTGGCAGTCAGCCACGGCGCTGCCGCTGGGCGCTACCGGCAAGACCCTGCCGCCGGTTCCGCTCCAGGAAACGGCCTCTCCCCATCATGTGCGACTCGCCGTAGTAGGCGCTCACTTAAGTGGAATGCCGCTCAATTTTCAGTTGCTGACCCGCCACGCCGTCAAAGTGGAAGACACCACCACATCAGCCGACTATCGCCTGTACGCGCTGGCGAATACCCAACCGCCTAAGCCCGGACTGGTCAAAACGGGTCAGGGACAGCCGATTACCGTGGAGCTGTGGGATATTCCGCTGGCGCGCTTCGGCGAGTTGGTGGCGGAAGTCCCGGCGCCGCTCGGCATCGGCACGCTGACGCTGGCGGATGGCCGTCAGGTCAAAGGCTTCATCTGTGAACCGGCGGCGCTTAACGCCGCGCGGGACATTACCGAATTCGGCGGCTGGCGCGCCTTTGTAACCCAACACTCTCCAGCCTGA
- a CDS encoding GntR family transcriptional regulator, which yields MQFAAPDDRKARHKNKPPVLAEQVYQRLKQDIFDFRLLPGDRFTENELAERLSVSRTPIRQALFRLETEGFVSVYYRSGWQVKPFDFAYFEELYDLRIVLEREAVQRLCLLPSDSCAALLQPLYQYWIDEPRQDDGQQVSRQDEAFHLALVAAAGNREMARVHRDVTEKIRIIRRLDFTRQDRIQATYQEHAVILQAILAQDSEQACRLLAEHIAGSKAEVRNITLHLLQQARNQAAI from the coding sequence ATGCAATTCGCTGCGCCCGACGACCGGAAAGCACGTCACAAAAACAAACCACCGGTACTGGCGGAACAGGTTTACCAACGGCTCAAGCAGGATATTTTCGATTTTCGGTTGCTGCCGGGAGATCGCTTCACCGAAAACGAACTGGCGGAACGCCTGTCGGTCAGCCGCACGCCGATCCGCCAGGCGCTGTTCCGGCTGGAAACCGAAGGGTTTGTGAGCGTGTACTACCGCAGCGGCTGGCAGGTTAAACCGTTCGATTTCGCTTACTTTGAAGAACTGTACGACCTGCGCATCGTACTGGAGCGGGAAGCGGTGCAGCGGCTGTGCCTGCTGCCGTCTGATTCCTGCGCCGCACTGCTCCAGCCGTTGTATCAATACTGGATAGACGAACCACGGCAGGATGACGGCCAGCAGGTTTCCCGGCAGGATGAAGCCTTTCATCTGGCGCTGGTCGCGGCCGCCGGCAACCGGGAAATGGCGCGCGTGCATCGAGACGTCACCGAAAAAATCCGCATTATCCGCCGGCTGGATTTCACCCGTCAGGATCGCATTCAGGCCACCTATCAGGAGCATGCCGTTATCCTGCAAGCCATCCTCGCTCAGGATAGTGAGCAAGCCTGCCGGTTGCTTGCCGAACATATCGCCGGCAGCAAAGCCGAGGTTCGCAACATTACCCTGCATCTGTTGCAGCAAGCCAGAAATCAGGCCGCGATTTGA